One genomic window of Manihot esculenta cultivar AM560-2 chromosome 16, M.esculenta_v8, whole genome shotgun sequence includes the following:
- the LOC110603842 gene encoding protein STICHEL-like 3 yields MTKAVRNRILKDANGHISDHLRNHIHLTNCIHLKNHMHKQSPILADRCLMRDLIVLQRSRSLRDPSASPSSWHSPSVVDMLPKKGNKDATIMEGRRSVGVDRRREGRRLSGSSPPFASVAPSKVVPGELSGGHDAIAAISDYSSKSGARDGRRVGREESSRKSNRVEILGGDEDPLRDQYVNDLVKDDISGNSESKSRKSKQKGRRSQDVHIKTLSEQLNEVPVDTDVASSNIHLARSRQEKTGEEPEASIHGYSGLNRVKRRKFRGARRTRATPSSRDVGHEMSVASNSLAQGSARPRYHMEEEDVEEYGDQNVTRAPRNGCGIPWNWSRIHHRGKTFLDMAGRSFSCGLSDSRLRKGGMASHERAGLNMPVVSDHSSSSSKSDAEVLPLLVEASGSLESTDNAGWVHDYSGELGIYADHLLKNDVDSDLASEARSGGQHKLGRKHTSRHQNLTQKYMPRNFRDLVGQNLVAQALSNAVMRRKVGLLYVFYGPHGTGKTSCARIFARALNCQSLEHPKPCGCCNSCIAHDMGTSRNIREVGPVSNFDFESIMDLLDNMIISHLPSQFRVFIFDDCDTLSPDCWSAISKVVDRAPRRVVFVLISSSLDVLPHTIISRCQKFFFPKLKDADIIYTLQWIASKEDIDIDKDALKLIASRSDGSLRDAEMTLEQLSLLGLKISVPLVQELVGLISDEKLVDLLDLALSADTVNTVKNLRAIMETGVEPLALMSQLATVITDILAGSYDFTKERHKRKFFRRQPLSKEDMEKLRQALKTLSEAEKQLRMSNDKLTWLTAALLQLAPDQQYMLPSSSTETSFNHSPMTLNNANGRDVARKGSEQAEMPENQRSLSAHVKLENLPARTSADFQIYGSSNGVNVDRKRNVGARMVPQWASLSSDTVRVSGKQMSAKSRKGYEEIWLEVLGKIQYNSIREFLYHEGKLISVSFGAAPTVQLIFSSHRTKSKAEKFRAHILQAFESVLGSPVTIEIRYESNKDTGGGFHAPLILPVSRKASSQMAVEPETTTGSRMPRAGESLGAGRSEIVEIPDSPREIKGNVHVDNNAESSVRGLQRARVGDSAVSHMKSSISPKSEQRLGEPSQSKSLVRSKVSLARVIQQAEGCSQQSGWSKRKAVSIAEKLEQENLRLEPRSRSLLCWKASRLTRRKLSRLKIRTRRPHSLLKFVSCGKCLSSKSPR; encoded by the exons ATGACCAAGGCTGTCCGTAATAGGATTCTTAAGGATGCAAATGGTCATATCAGTGATCATCTGCGCAATCATATCCATTTAACCAATTGCATTCATCTGAAAAATCATATGCATAAGCAGAGTCCTATACTGGCTGATAGGTGTCTAATGAGGGACCTCATTGTTCTTCAGAGGTCCCGATCATTGAGGGACCCTTCTGCCAGTCCTTCTTCATGGCACTCACCTTCTGTTGTTGATATGCTTCCTAAAAAAGGAAACAAGGATGCCACAATTATGGAGGGTAGAAGGTCCGTTGGTGTTGATCGTCGAAGGGAAGGTAGGAGGTTGTCAGGTAGCTCACCACCCTTTGCAAGTGTAGCTCCATCAAAGGTTGTTCCTGGTGAGCTAAGTGGGGGGCATGATGCTATAGCAGCTATTAGTGATTATAGTAGCAAGAGTGGAGCTAGGGATGGTAGGAGAGTTGGGAGAGAAGAATCTAGTCGGAAGAGCAATAGGGTTGAAATATTGGGCGGTGATGAGGATCCTTTACGAGATCAATATGTTAATGATTTGGTCAAGGATGATATTTCAGGGAATTCTGAATCTAAATCCAGGAAGAGTAAACAAAAGGGGAGGCGTAGTCAAGATGTCCATATTAAGACACTCTCTGAGCAGCTCAATGAGGTCCCAGTGGATACTGATGTAGCTTCTTCTAACATCCATCTTGCACGGTCTCGACAGGAGAAAACTGGTGAGGAACCTGAGGCCAGCATTCATGGGTATAGTGGACTGAATAGGGTGAAGAGGCGGAAGTTTCGAGGGGCCAGAAGAACTAGGGCAACTCCATCTTCTAGAGATGTTGGCCATGAAATGTCAGTTGCTTCTAATTCATTGGCTCAAGGTTCAGCAAGACCAAGGTATCACATGGAGGAGGAAGATGTAGAAGAATATGGGGATCAAAATGTCACAAGAGCTCCTAGAAATGGATGTGGGATTCCATGGAATTGGTCAAGGATTCATCACAGAGGTAAAACATTCCTTGACATGGCTGGTAGAAGTTTTTCTTGTGGTCTGTCAGACTCAAGGTTACGTAAAGGGGGCATGGCTTCCCATGAGAGAGCTGGTCTTAATATGCCTGTGGTATCCGATCATTCAAGTTCATCTTCTAAATCTGATGCAGAGGTGCTGCCTCTATTAGTTGAGGCTTCTGGATCCTTAGAAAGCACCGATAATGCTGGTTGGGTGCATGACTATTCTGGAGAACTGGGTATATATGCTGATCATTTACTGAAGAATGATGTTGACTCTGACCTTGCTTCTGAAGCTAGATCTGGTGGTCAGCACAAGCTTGGGCGGAAACACACTAGCAGGCATCAAAATTTGACTCAAAAATACATGCCAAGAAATTTCAGAGATTTGGTGGGACAGAATCTGGTAGCACAAGCTCTTTCTAATGCTGTCATGAGAAGGAAGGTTgggttgctatatgtgttttatGGGCCTCATGGCACCGGGAAAACCTCATGTGCTAGGATATTTGCCAGGGCTTTGAATTGTCAATCTCTAGAACATCCAAAACCTTGTGGCTGTTGCAATTCTTGCATAGCACATGATATGGGTACGAGTCGAAATATAAGGGAAGTTGGCCCAGTCAGTAATTTTGATTTTGAGAGCATTATGGATCTGCTTGACAACATGATTATTTCTCATCTGCCATCTCAGttcagagtttttatttttgatgactGTGATACTCTGTCCCCTGATTGCTGGAGTGCCATATCAAAGGTTGTTGATCGAGCACCCCGACGTGTAGTTTTTGTTCTTATCAGCTCAAGTCTTGACGTTTTACCTCATACAATTATATCCAGGTGCCAGAAATTCTTTTTTCCTAAGCTTAAAGATGCAGATATTATATATACTTTGCAGTGGATTGCATCCAAGGAAGATATAGATATTGATAAGGATGCTCTAAAACTCATTGCATCAAGATCAGATGGATCCTTGAGGGATGCTGAGATGACTCTAGAACAACTCAGTTTGCTCGGTCTGAAGATATCTGTTCCTCTGGTTCAAGAACTG GTTGGGCTAATCTCTGACGAAAAATTGGTGGATCTTCTTGATTTAGCATTATCTGCAGACACGGTGAACACTGTGAAGAATTTGAGAGCGATAATGGAAACTGGTGTGGAGCCGTTAGCTTTAATGTCACAGCTTGCTACAGTTATCACGGATATATTAGCCGGTAGTTATGACTTCACAAAAGAAAGGCATAAAAGGAAGTTTTTTCGACGACAACCAT TGTCCAAAGAAGATATGGAAAAACTGCGTCAAGCCCTGAAAACTTTGTCAGAAGCTGAAAAACAACTTAGAATGTCAAATGACAAATTAACATGGCTAACAGCTGCGTTGCTTCAACTTGCTCCTGATCAGCAGTACATGCTTCCTAGTTCTTCTACAGAAACTAGTTTTAATCATAGCCCTATGACCCTAAATAATGCAAATGGAAGAGATGTAGCCAGGAAAGGCAGTGAACAAGCTGAGATGCCTGAAAATCAGAGAAGCTTGTCAGCACATGTTAAATTAGAAAATCTCCCTGCTAGAACTTCTGCTGATTTCCAAATCTACGGTTCATCAAATGGTGTTAATGTGGATAGGAAAAGGAATGTGGGAGCTCGGATGGTTCCTCAGTGGGCATCACTATCTTCTGATACAGTTAGGGTGAGCGGCAAGCAGATGTCAGCTAAAAGCCGTAAAGGATACGAGGAAATTTGGTTGGAGGTGCTTGGGAAAATTCAGTATAACAGTATAAGAGAGTTCTTGTACCACGAAGGAAAGCTCATATCTGTTAGTTTTGGTGCAG CTCCAACTGTGCAGTTGATATTCAGTTCGCATCGCACCAAATCGAAAGCAGAGAAGTTTAGGGCGCATATTTTACAAGCATTTGAGTCTGTTCTTGGGTCGCCAGTTACCATTGAAATCAGATATGAATCAAACAAAGACACAGGTGGAGGGTTCCATGCCCCTCTCATATTACCAGTTTCTAGGAAGGCTTCATCTCAGATGGCTGTAGAACCAGAGACTACTACCGGAAGCAGAATGCCTCGAGCAGGAGAATCTCTTGGTGCAGGGAGGAGTGAAATTGTTGAAATACCAGATTCTCCCAGGGAAATCAAGGGTAATGTGCACGTTGACAACAATGCAGAATCTAGTGTAAGAGGTTTACAGCGTGCGAGAGTGGGAGATTCAGCAGTTTCACATATGAAATCTAGCATCAGTCCTAAGTCGGAACAGAGACTTGGCGAGCCAAGTCAGAGCAAGAGCCTTGTGAGAAGCAAGGTTTCTCTTGCACGTGTAATTCAGCAGGCAGAAGGATGTTCACAGCAGTCTGGATGGTCCAAACGTAAAGCGGTTTCTATAGCTGAAAAGCTTGAACAAGAAAATTT GAGACTGGAACCTAGATCACGGAGCTTGCTATGCTGGAAAGCATCTAGACTGACCCGTCGAAAG CTTTCTCGATTGAAAATTAGGACGCGAAGACCACATTCGCTGCTGAAGTTTGTTTCTTGTGGAAAATGTCTTTCTTCAAAATCTCCAAggtag